The genome window acatgctcATGTGCCACAGTGCCACAGTATGGGTGCACAGGTATCAGGAaagtgggagttggttctttccttccaccatgtgagtaatgggatcaaactcaggctctcaggGTTGGCGGTAAGTGCCTTATGCCTTTAGCGGCTGAGATAGATCACCAACTCCTTGAGTGTTTTTAGGGGAACAAAGTCATTTAATATATGAGACTAGAAAGAAATGGTTATAGTATATAGTCAAAGATATTCTATCGTATTTTTTTCTacaagaaaaatgtatttgttaacATGGCACATAAGATACATTAATCAATAGATTGTCAAGAAGGGCTTGGTTCCCTTCTTGGGTGGGTCTGTTTAATTATGTCTTCAGGTAGGAAACAATCCATTTAGTTTacaattaaatataaacacattttttggAATATATTGACCACATTTTTTTATGCACTTGGAGCCCTAGACTAagatttacaataaataaaataattacattggTCTCTGTCTACATTTAAAAGGTATCTACTAGAGGAACAGACattgtaagaaataaaattaaaatgtcagttcCTCTAGTAGCCAAACTGTAAAGTTATCACTCAACAAATGAACCCTCTTTCTTTATAAAGCCATGTTTAATATTCAGCCTGATTCTGAATCACTTTCACTGTAGTCtctattatttaaatgtatgtaaatGGCAACTGGAGGTTTGACGGAGGGCACTTGTTCTTTCCAGCAAGTGTTAGCAGTCAAGTTGGACTGATGATGTGTGCTGCATTAACTAAGTAGTTAGACCAGGCTCTTATGTACATTCTCACAATAATGTTACCAGTGATGCTGGAGTATTAGCATTTTTCTAAGTAGTGCAAAAAATAGTATTTGGAGTAGTAATaaagcaaacaacaataaaaacaaacagacatgaaGGGCAGAAAGCGACTTGCCCATGCCGCTTACCACCCTCACTCATTCAGAGCTGGCACCCTCTGGGATCAGCAGGTTCCTACACGCGTTGGGCAAAGCAAGGCGCTGTGCAGGGCCAGGGCGTGCCCACCTGCAAACCGCTGGTTGTCTGGAGCCTGCAAACACCTTGCGAGTTCCGGGGAGGCTCTGGAGATGTCTGTCTCAGACTGCTCAGCTCAAAGCTTTAGACAGAACGCTGCCAGCGTCCAGAAGGTTTTCAGTGTGTCAGCAACTTCACTTTACAGAGCTAGCCGGTGGATGACCGAGGAAACCCCTCCAGCCATACGCTGGCCAGAAGCCACCGCTGCCCTAGAGCACCTTTTGTTCTGACCACTGATTCGAGTGGTGGCGGCCGTGCCAGGCGTGCAGGGGCACCGCGATCTCTGCTTCCAGAGGCCACCTCCCGCCTTGGGCGTCCAGCCCTGAGCGGGCGGCCCCAAGCCTGCACGGCGGAGACACGCCCCTTGCTTCCCCGCGGTGCACGGACTCGCCCGGGCTCCCAGGCTCCGCCCACCCCGCTGGGAgcctggctctctctcctgccccctgcACTCGAGACCCAGCCGAGCGCCGAGACCAGCTGCAGCCTTCATGGACTGCGAGCGGGGTACAGGGTAGGTAGTACGCCAGGGTCCGAGGCCACGCGCTCTCCCAAAGACCTCCAAGGTTGAGCGCGGGCTCAGAATGCGGTCGGAAGAAGAGTCGCGGCGTCCCCGGTGAAGGTCCCGGGTTGTAAGGTAGGGAGTAGGCAGATGGCCAGGCAAAGTTGATCACAGAGAGGAGGTGGTTGGCCTGCGCCCTCGGGCCGCTGGGAACCGCCGAACTGCTTGGACTTGACCCGCCGCGCCCCAGGCGCTCTGAGCAGCGCCTATCAGTCGCCCTGCGCGGGAGCGCACTTGCAAACTTGGTGGAGGTGCCCTGCGCGTCCTGTTGTGTAACCTCAGCGCGGCCAGCTGGACCGGGAAGTTGCGCGCCCGTCCTTCAGCTTGGATCGGTCGCAGCTCCGGGCGAATTTCATGGCCCGCGACAAACGCGCGGCCAGAGCCGGCGTGGGCGAGCCCCTGCGCGCTCCGACCCGTGGGGAACTCCCGCGCGCGGTCCCTGCCCCTGGCCGGCGCCTCCGATGCGCTCTGAGTCTCTCGCCGCTGCTGCCGGCTCGCCGCGGTCTGCCTTTCCTAGTAGCTGCCTGAGTTGGAAAGAAGAGGATGACCGAGGTGCCTTGGTCGGCTGTCCCCAACGGGACGGATGCTGCCTTCCTGACTGGCCTGGGCTCGCTTTGGAGAAACAGTACTGTAGCCTCAACTGCAGCAGTTTCCTCTTCATTCCAATGTGCCCTGACCAAGACTGGTTTCCAGTTCTACTACCTGCCGGCCGTCTACATTTTAGTGTTCATCATAGGCTTCCTAGGCAATAGCGTGGCTATCTGGATGTTCGTTTTCCACATGAAGCCTTGGAGCGGCATCTCCGTGTACATGTTCAATTTGGCTCTGGCCGACTTTTTGTACGTGCTCACCCTACCAGCCCTCATCTTCTACTACTTCAACAAGACTGACTGGATCTTCGGGGATGCTATGTGCAAGCTGCAGAGATTCATCTTCCATGTAAACCTCTACGGCAGCATCTTGTTCCTCACCTGCATCAGCGCACACAGGTACAGCGGCGTGGTGTACCCTCTCAAGTCTCTGGGCAGGCTCAAGAAAAAGAATGCCATTTATGTCAGTGTGCTGGTGTGGCTCATTGTGGTGGTGGCCATCTCCCCTATTCTCTTCTACTCTGGCACTGGGATTCggaaaaacaaaactgtcacCTGCTATGACACCACGTCCGATGATTACCTGCGAAGTTATTTCATCTACAGTATGTGCACGACTGTGGCCATGTTCTGCATCCCTTTGGTGCTGATCTTGGGCTGTTATGGATTAATTGTTAAAGCTTTGATTTACAATGACCTGGACAACTCTCCGCTCCGGAGGAAATCCATTTACCTGGTGATAATTGTCCTGACGGTGTTTGCTGTGTCTTACATCCCTTTCCATGtgatgaaaacaatgaatttgcgAGCACGGTTGGATTTCCAGACCCCAGAAATGTGTGATTTCAACGACAGGGTTTATGCCACTTATCAGGTAACAAGAGGTCTAGCAAGTCTCAACAGCTGTGTGGACCCCATTCTTTATTTCTTGGCTGGAGATACATTCAGAAGAAGATTGTCCCGAGCCACCAGGAAAGCTTCCAGGAGGAGTGAGGCCAATTTACAATCCAAGAGTGAAGAAATGACTCTCAACATTTTATCTGAGTTCAAGCAGAATGGAGACACGAGTTTGTGAAGGCACGAGATCCAAACTCCTGAGTTTTGTAACATGGTAGGATGCTCATAGAACCAGATGCTTTTC of Mus pahari chromosome 4, PAHARI_EIJ_v1.1, whole genome shotgun sequence contains these proteins:
- the P2ry1 gene encoding P2Y purinoceptor 1, with the protein product MTEVPWSAVPNGTDAAFLTGLGSLWRNSTVASTAAVSSSFQCALTKTGFQFYYLPAVYILVFIIGFLGNSVAIWMFVFHMKPWSGISVYMFNLALADFLYVLTLPALIFYYFNKTDWIFGDAMCKLQRFIFHVNLYGSILFLTCISAHRYSGVVYPLKSLGRLKKKNAIYVSVLVWLIVVVAISPILFYSGTGIRKNKTVTCYDTTSDDYLRSYFIYSMCTTVAMFCIPLVLILGCYGLIVKALIYNDLDNSPLRRKSIYLVIIVLTVFAVSYIPFHVMKTMNLRARLDFQTPEMCDFNDRVYATYQVTRGLASLNSCVDPILYFLAGDTFRRRLSRATRKASRRSEANLQSKSEEMTLNILSEFKQNGDTSL